The genomic interval AGGGCACGAGGTAAGATTGCTGCCAAGTATCTGGgtcaaaaacagagagagagacagagagaaagaacgcAGGGACAAACAAACAAAGCGGCTTTAGAAAACATGGACCCTCTCCACGTGAATCAATATTCCATCCTTGTCCTAACTGTTGAGCAATGAGGTCAactcagaaaaagagagaggcagagaaagtgggtaagagagagggaggggtgtcatCATTCGGGCAAAAGCTGTGTTAAATAGTGAAGTAACCTGGCTCGGAGTATCACACACTAGGGATTTGGACGGACGTTAGAGGTAAGTGTTGAACAACTGTTTATTAAGATGCATATTAAAatatgaaatgtgtttttttaatgtAAGTTGTGCGTGAGTAAATTACATTATAGTTAGATAATGGGGAACATCGAGGGTGGTAAAAATGTCCTTTTCTACTTCAAAGCCATCTTTGATAAATTATTGGAACATTATCTTTGGACTATGTTCTACCCCTTTGTTCTTCTCCTCATCAAAACTCACATCCGTCTGATGAAGACAGACAACCTATTATATTCTAAAATAATATGAGACATTTATGAAAAAGAAAAGTCCAAGAAAAGTGAAGAGGCATACTATCTGCTTTAGATAGACCAGAGGTTCTCAAACATTTTACGACCGGGACCCCTTTTGTGATAGCAAATTCATCGGGGACAACCTCATAATTAGAATACAAATCgagtgagaaaaaaatatatatatagcaaAAAAGAAGTTTTACTACGACTTCGGCAGTGTATGGTCAGACGAACCAAGTAAAAGGCCCTTGTATGGAACATTTAAAAGACCTGCCTCTTAGCATtggatttctttcttttttccgtTTTCAAGCAATTCcaaacattttgtcatggggcagaGATATTTTGTTGTTGCAGCTGTATAGTtaatatcctgcaattctacacatgtaTCATGCAataagacagagagaaaacataGCAATTTTAAAcattaaattacagtgcatgtacgtcaaaaaatatatatgaccTTGTATTCTATTGTATTGAACTCTCTAAACTTATTCCACGGATCCCTTGGCCAAAATGAATTTAATCTTTTGTTGTTAGTAatattcatttaaaaaatgtacataCTGTACCTCCGTGGACTCAACTTTGAGAACCCCTGACATAGACAGCATGATGTTCAGGAAAGCACATTGTTGTATTGTTTTGAGGGACATAATGCAGCAGCAAAGAGGGCTTAGCTAGAGAGCTAGAGTTGGCAAAAAGCCAGTTGGAGTGTTTGCCCCTTCACAAGCCAAAGCGAATCGTTGGTTTCGACAAAACAAATATTGAGTTGAAGTTTATGCAAACgtgctatttaaaaaaacatcgattttgactgactgttcctcaatGTCTTCCCCAGATTTTTGTGTGTAGCTGGATTGGAATAGAACTCTCCCAGGCAAAATGATGCATCCTAAGATGAAGTGGCTGTTTCTGATCCAACTACTGCTGATTGAACAGGCTTTGTGTAGGACACCAACTCCCCCTGCTCTGAAGAACACTCCGGCCTTCAAGACCTCCGTCTTAGGGGAGGGGGACACTATCAAAAAGGGGAAGCAGTTGCTCCTTGGGTCCCAGACCCAGCTTGGTCTTCCATCAGGTGCAGCAGAGAGTGCGGCCCCTGAAGAGTGGGTGGTGCAGGATGAGGCCAGGGCACAGTCTGCTCAGCGTGTCGTCACCACGCTCAAGGCCAAGCTGCAGGGCCGAATCCTCATCCAGGCCAACACCAGCTGTGAGGAGCTGCTGTCTGCCTCCACCCTGCAGGACCCCTCCTCCGCCCTGTTGCCCCGGGAGCTCCTGGGCCTCTCCCTAGTGCCCGTGCTGGTGGTGGCAGGCTGTCCCCGGGAGGCCCAGACCCTGGTGCTCAGGCTGTACAACCTGCTGGGGGTGGAGGACACAGAGGAGCTCCTCATAGAGGTGGAGAGTCTGATGGCGAGTGGAGCACCCCATCCCAGAGCCACAACACCCCCTACCTCACATGTGGGGAAGGTCCAAGCAGAGCGCCACCTCCAGGCAGTTATGTTCAACATCCAGCAGCTGGCCAGGGCTGGGGAGGGCCGTAGGGGGCAGGGGGCCTCTGGAAAGGGGAAGCAGGAGCAGTGTCAGGGCTGGACCAGGGTGAATGGGACCCTGCTGTTAGGGGATGCGATGGAGGGAGCCACAGGGGGGCTGGAGGAGGCGATAAGGGCCTGTGAGAGCCTGGGGTCCCAGTGTGCGGGTGTGTCCCATAACAGAGGGCAGTACCAGGCAGTTCTGAAGCCAGGCAGCCGGGTGGTGCCTTCTGAGGACACTGACTCAGAATGCTGGATTCGTCAGTGCCAGGTGCAGGAGGAGAAGTCACCTGTGGCCTCAGGGCGGCGGGCGCGGCGCAGCCCCCAGCGGAATTGCGTCAACAAGAAGGAGGAGCGGGTGTACAACGTGGTGGAGTGGATCCCTGTCGTCAGCACCCTTTACAACCTGGGCACGGCCGTCTACTACACCTCTGTCAACTGCTCCGAGACGGCCAAGGAGAGAGCCATCCTCAGCGCCGTCGACCTGGGCACAGACGCCCTCATGGCCGTCACTGGGGGAACGGTGGGTGTAGCGGGCTACGTTGCCGGGGCAGGCGTGAAGACGGGGGTGAAGGCTGGGATCAAGTACCTGCTGTCCTCCATGAAGCAGCAGGAGGACCTAATAGTTAATGAGTACAGTTGGGAGGAGGGAGTCATTACCATACAGTAAACAGCCAGTAGCCTGGTAGGTAGTCAGATATGATTTTGCTTCAGTCAATGGCATCATAAAGAGATGTGGCGACCAGGAAGTGGTCTCAGGGAACCCCTGAGTCAACCCTCTTAGACCACCTtgacctctcctctaccccgtcCTCTCAACCcaaacccctcctctcctccttcagtacTATTGGTCAGGTCAGACTCAATTTCCACCTCTGATACTTCAAGTGCAGGGACTATTGTAACGGTACTACTTTTCAGTTGATGTGTTGTTGTTCTGCCTCCTCTGGAAACAGATGGAGCAAAATTCATTGGCATGAAAGTGTGCAACTGCCCTTGAACAAAAATCATTGATTGATTAAATTATCATTCTAGCTAGTTGATTTTTTACGACTACTTTTGAGTGTCTTCTTTGACCAAATCCATAACTTCATCATTATATCAGGTAAGAATGAGTCATGACTGATTGAATATAAACTTTTAGCTTAGTCATTGCAAAGGAATTCACAACACTTTTCCAGGGCCTTTCAATGTGTTTTTTTCATTGCAAATTGATTGGACAAAACACAGGTAGGGGAGAGGGGGTCAGTTGAGCCATTTTTTACATTCTGCATCACTCTGTCAAgagaaatatagtattctttctaacaaagatatctaacatatatttcaggatgttatgtatccctggaaataatcagaattcatgtaaacatgaACGTTTTTTTAAACAAAGCTTGTCCAAAAAGGGTATCTTGGCACAATTTACTCGGGTATGGGGTAATTTGAGCCACGAAAGGGAGTAAGTTAAGCCGCctacacatttctgtactgaattaaatattaCCGCTACCTTTTTAAAAacatgtctatctttatttccgAAACAtaattcaacacaatcacaaacgcttttttttgtcttttaatcaTTTTAAGCATCTTTgaacacaggcttaacacctaacaaagatttgtactttaaaaaaaaacacttttaacataggccaggccctgttgttacctcatcTCCCAGCAATAATACCTTGCATTATGTCTGAGAAGAAAACGTGCTCAACTTGCCATTagctcaaccattggctcaacttaccccaaggcaaacatgtAGACTATAGTATATttgcccacacagctacaaggatgcccTTTTATGGTaagtttaggacctcatattgaagcttataaagaccccaactgatgtatagaacaatctcaaaattatctactttggtttaAATACAAGCATAATGACCTCTAAAACAATAAAttcatttgacttggtgaaaatcaGTTTTTTGGACCAAACTTGCTTACCTccttttccatgtggtttcttccattacagactacatgaaatgatgacctcttcctaaatattggtcaaatgatacattttgtgtttcccaacaatgcagagagaaaatagataaatcatttaaaaaatacaCAATGGGTAATGTTAACTTGGCTATAAACATggggcaccagtaccgagtcaatgtgcaggggtaccagttaattgaggtagatatgtacatataggtaggggtaaagtaacaaggtaacaggatagataataaacagtagcagcagcgtacgtgatgagtcaaaagaggtcaatgcagatagtcaaggtagctatttggttaaatattgagcagtcttatggcttgggggtagaagctggtcAGAGTTCTGTTGGTTCCATACTTGGTGTATCGGTATcccttgccgtgcagtagcagagagaacaatctatcaCTTGGGTGgcaggagtctttgacaatgtttagggcctttttctgacactgcctggtatagaggtcctagatcgAAGGAAGCTTGGCCTCTATGATGTACcgggctgtacgcactactctctgtagcgccttgtggtcggatACCAAGCAGTTTACATACCAAGcgatgatgcagccagtcaagatattCTCaaaggtgcagctgtagaactttttgaggatctgagggtccATGCCAgatattttcagcctcctgagggggaagaggcgttgttgtgccttcttcacgactgtgttggtgtgcttggaccacgtTAATTCCTCAGtcatgtggacaccgaggaacttgaagctctcaacccgctccactacagccctttgttcctgtatgtctctctgaaTAAGACTATAATGTAATGTCAAATTATGTGACTCATTACAGCACAATGGTCAGTAAAGGCTATTATTACAGTTGTAGATTGTTATACTACCAACATGTAATAATTTCTATTTTTTATGAAAGGACCTGCATGAGAAAGCAAGCTGGCAGTCATCCACTGGAAGAAAACTTTGGCGACTacaaagtattttttttattgagcagaattacctcaattagccacaaaatccctAGTTTAAAAGCAACTGTTTTTCTAGAAGCTGTGCTGCGCCATTTTCCCTATATTTTACCCCACGTGGGCCGGCGCCCTAGCAATTCAAGTACAAATGAGGTCCAGCCcctcgccatttgagtgacagctagcaagatgcataCACAGCAGAGCAAGAGAGAGTAATGACATGGTGCACATACCAAATTAAATAACATTTtagttgtcacatgcgccg from Salvelinus fontinalis isolate EN_2023a chromosome 18, ASM2944872v1, whole genome shotgun sequence carries:
- the LOC129815524 gene encoding uncharacterized protein LOC129815524, translated to MMHPKMKWLFLIQLLLIEQALCRTPTPPALKNTPAFKTSVLGEGDTIKKGKQLLLGSQTQLGLPSGAAESAAPEEWVVQDEARAQSAQRVVTTLKAKLQGRILIQANTSCEELLSASTLQDPSSALLPRELLGLSLVPVLVVAGCPREAQTLVLRLYNLLGVEDTEELLIEVESLMASGAPHPRATTPPTSHVGKVQAERHLQAVMFNIQQLARAGEGRRGQGASGKGKQEQCQGWTRVNGTLLLGDAMEGATGGLEEAIRACESLGSQCAGVSHNRGQYQAVLKPGSRVVPSEDTDSECWIRQCQVQEEKSPVASGRRARRSPQRNCVNKKEERVYNVVEWIPVVSTLYNLGTAVYYTSVNCSETAKERAILSAVDLGTDALMAVTGGTVGVAGYVAGAGVKTGVKAGIKYLLSSMKQQEDLIVNEYSWEEGVITIQ